AAACATGTTACTTTGACTTTATAAAAGCTCTGTCAAACTGGTGTATATCTCATCGGAGCAAAGCAGAATTGGTTGTTACGGCATGGGAGAAACAGTTCCACAGTGCAAAGATGGTGCAAAGAGTCCCTCTTTTGTATCTTGCTAATGACATCTTACAGAACAGCAGGCGTAAGGGAAATGAATTTGTTACTGCGTTTTGGAAGGTTCTTCCAGGAGCGCTTAAAGTTATTAATGAAGAAGGTGATGACCAAGGAAAAAATGTCGTCTCTAGATTGGTAAGCTAATCCTCATCTTATGTGAGATGGACCACACAGCCATGGGTGACTTGACTAATTGAGTATGATGTTGTACTTCCGCACAATTTAGGTCCTAGTCTGTTTATCTCTTTCTATTTCCAAAAGTTGCTAACTAGATTTTGGTCATTTGACTCTCttgaatatatttattattaatcTTCTTGCCTGCTTTTCACTGGCCCAAGAAATGATATATAGTTCTGGTGCACCAAAATCTAAGAATCTATGACAGTGGTGTACGATTTCATTTGAAGATGGCTTAACATTGTTTGCTGTCGCTTACCAATTTCTTAGGTTGGGATATGGGAGGAAAGGAGAGTATTTGGGTCTCGCACAAAAAGCCTCAAAGAGCTAATGCTTGGGGACGAAGTGCCTCCACCATTGGAGTTAAGTGGTAAAAAGCGGTTGCGTACAGTCAAAGTTTTGAAAAGAGAATCACCCTCTATCAGAACGGTGAGTACAGGGGTCACctttgtatttattttctcattgatttatttcttatatattttttgttttggactACCACAAATAAGTGTTTTGTTCAGCTTATGCATCCCCTACATTTTGAGAGATTTTTGAATGCTATGTTGTTTGGATATCAGAAACTGTCCACTGGAGTTGCAGCGGAGAAGATTGTATCGGCATTTAACTCGGTGATCAGTGAAAATCCAAATGAAGATGCTGAGATGAGTAAATGCAAGTCTGCGGTTCACCAAGTAAGGAAGTTGGAGAAAGATGTTGACAATGCCTGTACTACTGGTAAACTTCTGTGTAGTTGCATGTTTGTTACTGGAATAATTGATTGGAAATTGTTTTAGCTGTGTTGCATTGCAGAATGGCATTAAAGTCTATCAGTGATTTCCAACATACTTGTCGCTTAACCTATTATTTTTCCCTCAGCAAAGGATCCAAGACGGAAAAGTTTAGCTAAAGAACTCAAAGAGGAAGAAAATGTTTTGAAGCAGTGTTTTGAAAAACTTAAATCAGTTGAAGCCAGTAGAGTAGCACTTGTATCTCAACTAAGAGAAGCTTTGCATGAACAGGTACTTTTCCAATCGTTTCTTTGATGCTTCAATAAGGAAGTATGTATGCTTCTTGTTGCATTCTTTTTCTGATATCCTGGAATCTTTCCCAGGAATCTGAATTGGAGAAAGTTCGAACTCATATGCAGGTATGTTAATATCTTTGAAAACAGTTCTGAAGTGCTTGCATACACGAAACCATGGGTCTTTTCATCTAAGAATTGAGCAATGGATGATCTGAGCTGCTagttaaattatatttataactGAGTGTAGGAGGCACAAGCACAGGCAGAAGAAGCCAGCAACATGCGGAAACGCCTAAATGATGaagattatatatttaaaccATCAAGTGCTGATATGAATTCCAAAGGAGGACAAACACCTGAGATGTCAGCTGCAGCCATCGCAGCTTTGGTTGCAGACAAGCTTGCTGCATCTAGTTCCTCTCAATTTATTATGACTTCTGTCCTTTCTAGTTTTGCTGCTGAAGAGGCAAAAAATGCCGGCCTGATCAAGCCCTCCACCTCTTCCACACCAAAGGGTTCTGGCACTGATTCAATGTCTAAACCTGAAAGGTCCACTCCAGCTTCAGATCCAGTTGTTTTCATGTCAACACAGCCAACTGCTGTGCCTCCAAATCACGCATACCAGTCAGCAATGGTTCCGCAACAGCAGAATCATGTCCCAACCTCACAACCTCAGTTTCATATGCTTCAACACCCCTCGCAACAATATTTACAGCCATCAGGTGGTGTCATGGGCCAATATGGTTACGGGAATATTCCACCTTTGCCTCAAGGACCCCCGCCACATATGGTAAATCCTATGGTGCATTTGTCTCAGCAGCCCTTGCAAATGAGCCAGCAACCATCACCAATCACGCAGCAGCAACAGATAAATTATGGTCGatagtttatttttatttgttaattTGACTACTTAAACATTATGGTCGATAATGACATAGAGCGGGATGATATACCAGTATGACTGAATTTCTATGGTTTTGAGTTAGTCTAGAACCCATTAGGTTAAATGCTGTGCCATGATAGTCTTGGTTATTTTCTTGCAATCATCGTTACTTAAAATCGGCAACAATATCAAGACTCAAATAATTGACTTTGTTATTGGAGTAATCTAGTGGTATAACTGACAAACGATGGATCGTAAATAGTTGAAGTAACTAGCATAGAAAAAAgaatgagagaaaagagaataGGGAGCCGCTAACACTATTGAAGATGATAAATAAGTAATAAGTAATTTAACTAGCAGATTGAGAATGAGAGAAAAGACCCTTTgtgcttaaaaaaaaaaggggcaaattataaaaaaagtaacatctcttaacttatattagaaaaaagtcacaacttatgaattaattattaaaaagtCATCATATTTAAgtagaaattataaaaatgttaaattaattagaaaaaagtcactttaaaaatattttatagactattttgccatttcttattatttttcttcttttttttcttttttttctaatttcgtctataactttctcgtccggcgatagattttaacaaaattggtaccgttagaaagatctcgctcccctttttcatttgatatactacccactctAAATCGATCAACCTTACAAGGCGCAACAACCATCACAAAGGGTTGCCGCCATCAATGGCGGTGCTTCAAGCAATTCCggcgaaaccgaagctcaaggTTCTCTAATTCctgctattctcttcatttggagcatacttataccaatctcatttgaattttaacaaaatttcacatatttccgcatttcctctcggcatgtcacagctCTTCTCACAGATGCTGTCACAGACGCTGTCACACCTActatcacacctactgtcacaaccgctatcacattatctatttacacccagtgtcacaacctctgtcacactacttgtcacaaccactatcacactacctattacactaactgtcacacctcctatcacacccactgtcacagacGTTGTCACAGACGCTCTCACAACTGCTGTCACATtatctcggcatgtcacagctCCTGTCACAAACGCTGTCACAactactgtcacaaccgctatcacactatctatttacactcattgtcacaacctctgtcacactacctgtcacaaccactatcacactacctattacactaactgtcacacctcctgtcacacctcctatcacacccactgtcacaaaacctgtcacactatctatttacactaacggtcacacccactgtcatacCTACTGTCACAATCACTGTCACACACATTGCTCTCTCCAATCGACTCCGGCTGCTCTCTCCAAGAATCTCGAGGACCTCGTCCTCCGATGTTGAGCGCTTCCAACATGTATCAAATGTGATGTCACACTCCCAActacactacctatcacactaattATATGTCTGTCACACggcctatcacactacctatcacacaaaTATTGGTTTGTGACAGgtggtgtgacaggtagtgtgataggtggTGTGACTCTCATTGTGAAAATCGATGTGACTGCTATGTTGAATTTTTGTCAGTTTCTTTACATATGGCTATGGAGAGACGCTATTTTCGGAGCTTCGTGGAGAACAGAAGGGATGAAGTCAGATTTTGTACGCCAAAAGGCACGGACATGTGGATCCAAAGCCGTCGACGACGGTCTCCGCCTCTCCAAACGCCTATCCTTCGGGAAGGATCGAGTCGCCGTGTCGCCGCCGAAGCCGCAGCCGCTCATGGACAAGTCCGTCGTCGTGGCCACCGGCTTCGCCTACCTCCCGACGTCGCCGATGGTCTACGCCGTCATATCCGACCCGACAATCGTCGACAACCCGGATATCCCGAGCTACCAGCCCCACGTCCACGGCCGCTGCGACCCGCCGGCGCTCATTCCTCTTCCGATGAACAAGGTTGACCTGGAGGTCGACTGCCACCAGGACACCGCCTTTATTCGGGTCACCGGGTCGTGGCGGGTCCACTGCGTCAAAAGCTCCAGGAGCTGCGGCTGCCGCATTGCGATTCCGATGTTGATGAATAAGGAGGAGACGGTAGCGGATTAAAACTAGTGGCAAGTCTGTAAATATAATTAACTCTGAGGGCAACGGTTTAAGAGATTTGAAAgattgacttttttataatttgtaaaTTGCCGGTGACTTTTTTATGATTACATCACTCAAATGTGACTTTTTTgtgaaaaccaaaaaaaaaaaagttatccGAGTAGGAAGGTTCGTTCTTCTGTGCCGATCTGTTAGTGCAATGCAAGCGATACAACTTCGGCAATTGCTTGGCTCCAGCGTCAAACTCCTCTTCACCTAAAGGCTCGTTGCGAAACCTCTATACACTTCTACCTCGCATTCCAGGTTTGATTTCCTGGTACTAATTTATAATAAACCATCTATCATGAGACCATTGTTTATCTTGAAGAGAGTAGTAGCTATAATGTTAGGGAGGGCACTAGCAAGCCCCGTAAGCCGATTGTGATTAACAAAGCTCATCTCCAGCAAAAGGAAAACATCAACTTGCTTTGATTAGTATTATGTATGCACCATGAACTCTTGTCCTATTATAAAAAAAGCTTATGACaggatatgtaatgatcatcttatctTATAATGTGTTTTTTTATGGCAAATATACTatgttttataaaatttatgtGACCCGATTAGCTATTACTCTGTTGTGATAAAGCACGGACAAGAGGTCATGagtaaaaactcaaaactagCATGCAGTATATAactattctttaaaatgaagcTCAATTATTCAGAACTCTTGCCTATTCTACGACTTAATCGAGCATAGTAAAAGGCAACCAACTCTCTAAACTTTCTCTTCACCCTTCACACAAGGGCATGGATCAAGATCTTTAGCTTGGAGACTTGAATCATCTCTGATCTCAACTTCCATTACCAGCGGAATCCCCTgcaaaaaaacccaaaaatacAACCAATTTATTGGAATGGATATTGGAGAattcaaaattctcaaaagACAGTGTTTCGATCCTTTGCAAGATTGAAACTAAAGACATAGTGCGACGGGCCTTGGGGCTGAACACTAGAGTTGCGGCGAAGCTTCCAAATCCAATGAAACTTACCTTGTAGATCCTTGATCTTCACCGACTTAGTGGTGAGGGTTTTGGCCAAGAGGAAGGGATTTATTTAGAGCAATAGATTATCTAAAAGATCCATGAACGATACATCAATTACGCCGCCACTAGCAAGTGCCCCAGATTGGACAAAACTAGCTGTTACCACCTCAAGGCTCGGCAAGACGATCAATGGAGGGGAATGGTGTTTGTGAAGAGGGAAGAGATGTTTGTGAGAGAGCATAATAGTATAACTAGCCACTAGGTTGAATAGAGCTAGGGTTTGCAAAACCCTAACATGGGAAGCGGCTACTAGGGTTTGCATAATAGTATTCATGTGCGTGTGTTTGaatgaataaataaattcttttttaaaaaagaatgagagtgaaaaaaaaacgaGATTTATTATATTACTAAAACATTACAAACAGAGGCCAAAAGACTTGAAACTATAAAAGACCGCTACCATACCAACGTTGGGAGGCTCTTGACTAAAGAATTAACTTAGCTGCTTTATGAGTAACTAAAATTGGACTCTCGGAACACATGACTAAACAATGAAGTAGAACTTTgatattttgtaaaataagttttgatttaaaaactaaaaaaaaaaaattcgatAACACAAATACTCGAGTGACAACCTTAATATCTCGGGTAACCTCATCCTCTTACTTTATGCAAGATTATCTTAATTGTatcatatattttatttgttactATGATATGTTATGACACCTACGCTAATGTAAAGACCTAAAACTAATTCGTGATGAATTTATACCCGGCCAAAATGTTACATTTTGCGACTTTAAATATAACTTGTTGAAGAACTTAGCTCAATGTGAAAACGTTGACATACTCAATGGGTCTAATCCTAATTAGTACAGAACACGGGACATATATATTTCACAACATCTTGGAACTCATGATCATGAAAAACCAAAATTGAGggtaagaaagaaaataaaaactggAGATCTATTTCTGGCCATCCTTGTACTAAGTTTAATTTGAGACCGGACATCCAAACTCGGTTGTGTTTTTCTCTTTAACCGTTTTGCGCCAAATGGCCCCTACTTAACTCACAGCTCAAaaacctcttctctctctgtctctctcttcaCAACGTTACTGCCAGAAACCGTTTCTAGGGTTTCTCAAAACCCACCAAACCCTTCCCTCTCTTCCAAATTCTTTCACAGATTGCCATAAAGTTCTGTAATTTGTGCCACGACGTCGTTTTAGTGGGAAGTAGCTGTCAAAGTTTGAACCTTTTGCTCAATTGGGATTGTCAATTGGTGTTGTTGTAGCTGCCCATGTGCTGATTGGAGCTGGGAGGGGCTTGGTTTTAGGGTTAAAGGTTGAAAGATTTGTGGGGATTGCTGTAAAGGGTTTTTGGAGTTCAGGGTTTTGAAGGCGTAGTGTGATTTTAAGGGTATTTGTTGGTGTATTGATTGGTGATTTGAGTGGGGGAAGAAGGCATTGGTAAGGTAATAGGATATGAGTAGTGTATTTAGTGAACAGATACTTGCAGATAAGCTCTCCAAGCTCAACAGCACCCAGCAGTGTATTGAAAGTATCCTTTTTTCGAGATGTTATTTTTCGATGAATTGTCAAGTTATTTCACTTGTTTGTGTTTGTGACTTATTCTCATTGTTACTTCACTTGGTACTTGCTCTTGTGGTGTTTTGAAATTGGTTACTTTGACTCGGTATGAAGCCTTCTTGCTTCGGCTAGAATGCCAGGGTCCTGTATCTTTTGAGATAGATTTCAATTCTGAATTGCTGTTAAAGTAAGTTACTGGAAGTTATTGTTGGTGTCCTACAGATTGGTTTATCATTTAGAATTGTCTAGTTAGTGGGACTTGGCTTTACCCGTAGATAGGTACCTGTTGGTTTTTCATAGTATGAGCATATTAGTTTCTATCTCAACCTGGTTGAATTAGTCTCTGGTGCAagcatcattttttttgtagtgaagTTGTGTTGCTGTGTGTTTTGCTGAGTGCTTGATCTAGGTTCTGAATGAGTATTTTGTTTGACGTTTCTTTGCAGATTCATTTGTGTAAATTGTCTTTTTAGGAATAAACTCGTATCCATTCTGAAGCAATAATGTCCTTTTCTATATTGAAAACCTGTTACCTTGACTTTATAAAAGCTTTGTCACACTGGTGTATATTTAATCGGAGCAAAGCAGAACTAGTTGTTACGACATGGGAGAAACAGTTTCATAGTGCACAGATGGTGCAAAAAGTCCCTCTCTTGTATCTTGCTAATGACATCCTTCAGAATAGCAAGCGTAAAGGAAATGAGTTTGTTACTGAGTTTTGGAAGGTTCTCCCAAGAGCGCTTAAAGTTATTAATGAGGAAGGTGATGACCATGGAAAGAAAGTCGTCTCTAGATTGGTAAGTTTATCCTCATCTTACAGCCACTGGTGATTTAACTAATTTTGGTATTGTAATTTTGAACAGTTGAGGGTAGGGCATATTTCATCCAAgtctgtttttctttcttccagTAACTTGCCTGTAGATTTGGTAATCTGACCCTCTGTTGAGATATTTTGTTCTTACCTGCTTTTCACTGGCCCAAGAAATgatatataaatgttatgcacCAAAATCTAAGAATCTTGGACAGTCTGGTGTACGATTTCATATCAAGATGGCTTAACGTTGTTTCCTGTTGCTTACCAATTTTGTAGGTTGGGATATGGGAGGAGAGGAGAGTATTTGGGTCTCGCACAAAAAGCCTCAAAGAGCTAATGCTTGGGGAGGAAGTGCCTCCACCATTGGAATTAAGTGGCAAAAAGCGCTCACGTTCAGTCAGAGTTTTGAAAAGAGATTCGCGCTCTATCAGAACGGTGAGTACATGGGTCAccattgtattttttttctcattgatttatttcttatatatattttgttttggacTACCACAAATAAGTGTTTTATTTAACTTAGGTGTATTTAgtccttttttctttctttcttttccccTACTTATTCGAAAGATTTTAAATGCTGTGTTGTTTGTATATCAGAAACTGTCCATTGGAGGTTCAGCTGAAAAAATTGTATCGGCGTTTCACTTGGTGATCAGTGAAAATTCAATTGAAGATGCTGAGATGAGTAAATGCAAGTCTGCAGTTCACCAAGTAAGGAAGTTGGAGAAAGATGTTGACAATGTCTGTACTACTGGTAAACTGTTGTGAACTTACATTCTTGTTGTGACTGGGTGTGATTAATTGGAATCTTTTGACAGAAGGGAGTTTAATCTTTCTGTATTTCCAACATATTTGTCTCTTACCCATTCTTTTGCCTTCAGCAAAGGATCCAAGACGGAAAAGTTTAGCAAAAGAACTCGAGGAGGAAGAAAGTGTGTTGAAGCAGTGTTTTGAAAAACTTAAATCAGTTGAAGCAAGTAGAGTAGCACTTGTATCTCAATTAAGAGAAGCTTTGCATGAACAGGTACTTTTTCATGTCATCTATGCTTTAATCCTTCAATAAGCAAGTATAAAACTATTAATGCTTATTCGGTTGTTGCATTCTTTTGGTGACATTGGAATCTTTTTCAGGAATCCGAATTGGAAAACGTTCGAACTCATATGCAGGTATGTCAATCATCGTTGGAAACGGTATTCAATTGTTTGCATATATGGTTTCATCCAATGGATGATTTGAATTGCTAagtgaattatattttgaccaAATATAGGTGGCAGAAGCACAGGCAGAAGAAGCCAGCAACATGCGGAAACGGTTAAATGATgacaattatatatttaatccATCGAGTGCTGATGCGAATTCCAAAGGAGGACAAACACCTAAGAAGTCGGCTGCAGCCATTGCAGCTTTGGTTGCAGACAAGCTTACTGCATCGAGTTCCTCTCAATTGATTATGACTTCTGTTCTTTCTACTTTTGCTGCTGAAGAGGCAAAGAATGCTGGACTGACCAAGCCCTCCACCTCTTCCAATTCTTTCCCATCCACACCAAAGAGTTCTGGCACTGATTCATTGTCTAAACCTGAAAGGTCCATTTCAGCTTCAGATCCCGTTATTTATATGTCAACACAGCTGACTGCTGTGCTGCCAAACCACGCATACCAATCAGCAATGGTTCCGCAACTGCAGAATCATGTCCCAACCTCACAACCTCAGTTTCATATGCTTCAAAATCCCTCCTCACAACAGTATATACAACCATCAGGTAATGTCATGCCTCAATACGTTTACGGGAATGTTCCACCTTTGCCTCTAGGACTGCCACCACCCCCACAGCATATGGTAAGTCATGTGTTGCCTTTGTCTCAGCAGCCCTTGCAAATGAGCCAGCAACCATCACCAATCacgcagcagcagcaacataTACCCTTAATTCAGCAACCTCCTAGTTTCCGGCCACTTCAGCCGCCCGGAATAGTGTATTATAGCCATCCTCATCATTCTCAATGAATTTGAGTACTTTAGGTAGGCAGTTTTAACCAATTTGagctttgtttttgttttcaggGAAAAATCATGAAAGTTTTGTTTAATTATGTTGGCTCCTTTTTCTGGGGTCAGCATTTAGGTCTCTTTCAAGCTTGCATCTGCTCCAAGATTATCTCTATGTTAATCATTGGATAATAACCATATAATTTTCTGAAACCAAGTTCTGGAGAATTAGTTTGAAGCCTTTTGGGGATTATCCAATATGTACTCAGAGAAATTATAAAACACATGTGAGTACTGCTTATTTTGGCTAGTTGCTGTAGGTCAGAATATGTTAGATATTTACCTCTTCCCAGGCCCTGAAGGTTACTGCTCTTCTCCAGGCATTGTACCATCCCAATATTCCCTCATTGTTTCAGCAATATTTACATTTGTTTTAACCTTTAACTATGTATGGCGACCCTAAAACTGCTGCAGGAATATGATTCTCTGGATATGACAAAGCTCTGTGGCATGCCACGCTCAAATCAATAAGAATCTCCTGATGACAAATTTTGCTGAATATGTTGTGCAATGGACTCAAGTCAAACCCTCAACTATCGCAAGTGCAAAGCTTGTTTAGCAGTTTTAAGTAATTCCagatgcagttgtgaagcacgCAGTTCTTTAGTATGGAACTACATTTCAGATTCGTAAAAGAAGATATTGATCAGGATACATAAAACttggtttgtttttttaactttACACTTAGTCAATTGACAAATGATGCTTCCTTGATAATGATAATCCAAGATATAAAACCCAAGTTAGAACTCAAAGTTTCTTTGCTTTCCTCAGGACAATATCCTGAACAAGGATGGGCATGTGATACAAGATTGCAAAAATGTTAGAGAGGTGACCAAAAGAGAACCAAACTGGTGGATTCTTCTTCAGAGTGGCAGATACCGTCTTCTTAGCAAACTCCTCCGAAGGGGTTGATATGGGTCCTTGTGACTGAGTCGGTCTAGCACGGATTGAAGCCTCAGAAGGTTTGTATAATTTCCCTTCAGGCATCTTGTTGTAGCCAGCTAAACCAGAATTTCCAATGTTTGACCTAATAGCTCCTGGTACAACAGTGATTACATCGATCCCAAAGGGCTTGAGTTCCAATCTAGAGACATTAAAGAATCGATAATAATTAGAACCCGAACGAGGAAAATGAAGACAAGGAGAGATGAAACAAACTTATGTTGCCAATTTCATGCACAAGAATTGGATAAAGATTCAAATAAATCTGAGTATCTAACATCATTTGCCCCAAAACAGAGTATATTAGCCTGGCATCAGTTTATAGATtctgaaaaaggaaaaacttAAATACTCATGATCTCATAAACATACATTCAAGCATGTACTTAAATAGTATTCTAAGATGAAAACTGTAGCCTAATTAAATGATTCAAAAGAGTATAATCTTTAACATAGCACAGGTATGCGAGAAATAATAGCAACAGAAAAAGTGACACAAGGCACAAACCTTAAAGAATCACCAAGTGCTTGAAGAGCAGCTTTTGATGCTGTATACCATGGTCCAGGCGACAAAGTAGTAGCACTTCCAACATTTACAATCTTCCCTTTTCTCCTTGATGCCATGTGAGGTACAACAGCTTGTATCAACCTCATGGAACCTGCATAGGAGTGCAAATGCTTACAACAGATAATGTGTGGGTGGCAGACAGAAACAATTGGTTCTTATATACACGCACTCAACTTTCTATAGGGAAAGCATCTGCGTAAGAGGCATGAGCCTTTGAGGCCAACTTGTATGTCTAGTTTCATAGTCATACATAAACGTCTGCAATGCCATTGCTAAATGATATATGATGCACTTACAAAATAACTAAGAATATATTCTCTAAGCCGATGAACCAACAAATTATAGAACCCCAGTTGAATAGTGAAGAGAGTTTAGCTAAATTATCACTGGTTACGCACATAGACCGCATAGAAACTAACTAACTAAGTAGCAACAACATAAAGTCCACAAGGATTATCACCACTGCATGATATATCCCTCAAAGAACATGAATCTATTTCACATGAACCAGAGATGCTGACTGCTACGCTCACACAAGTGAAAGTATGACATGAAGCTCGAAATCAAACTATCAAAGAGCTACTGCACATTCTCAGTGTATAGCTCAAGACTTTATCCCACATGAAATTAACTTACTCCAATGTAAGACAGTGATGAATGTTTAATACCAACTCCTACCATCAATATCCATTTCAGCTCAACCAATTTTTAGTACTGTAGTCTTCCATCATCACTAACTATTGAAGGTAAAGAGAAAACAACCCCAAAAGAACAACACAGTAAGACAGATACATGACAAAGAACAAGTTTAATTACTTTAAAGTACAAGTAAAAAGGACAGTGAATCTAAACGAATGTACTGGAGTAGTTGATGTTCTGGGGAATGTTAGAAGTACCATAAACGTTGGTATCAACCGTGTGTTGCAGAGCAGAGAGTGGGATTCGGCGAGTGGACCCACGCACTGAACTCCGCGTTGTTCACTATAACGTCGATTTGGCCGTACGTCTCCACCACCGTGGACACTACTTGGTTCACGCTCTCTTCGGAAACCACGTCCAATTCttgaaggaagattcttgggTCGTCCTCTAAATCGGCCATGGAGTTCAGAGACCTGGTTGTGGCAACCACCAGGCAGCCCTCGTCGGCGAAGGCGCGTGGCCGATGCCTCCTTGGGAGCAGCCGGTGATGAGAACCACTGGTTGGCCGCAGAACTCCA
This genomic interval from Argentina anserina chromosome 1, drPotAnse1.1, whole genome shotgun sequence contains the following:
- the LOC126797635 gene encoding uncharacterized protein LOC126797635 is translated as MSSVFSEQILADKLSKLNSTQQCIETLSHWCIFNRSKAELVVTTWEKQFHSAQMVQKVPLLYLANDILQNSKRKGNEFVTEFWKVLPRALKVINEEGDDHGKKVVSRLVGIWEERRVFGSRTKSLKELMLGEEVPPPLELSGKKRSRSVRVLKRDSRSIRTKLSIGGSAEKIVSAFHLVISENSIEDAEMSKCKSAVHQVRKLEKDVDNVCTTAKDPRRKSLAKELEEEESVLKQCFEKLKSVEASRVALVSQLREALHEQESELENVRTHMQVAEAQAEEASNMRKRLNDDNYIFNPSSADANSKGGQTPKKSAAAIAALVADKLTASSSSQLIMTSVLSTFAAEEAKNAGLTKPSTSSNSFPSTPKSSGTDSLSKPERSISASDPVIYMSTQLTAVLPNHAYQSAMVPQLQNHVPTSQPQFHMLQNPSSQQYIQPSGNVMPQYVYGNVPPLPLGLPPPPQHMVSHVLPLSQQPLQMSQQPSPITQQQQHIPLIQQPPSFRPLQPPGIVYYSHPHHSQ
- the LOC126797719 gene encoding uncharacterized protein LOC126797719; the encoded protein is MSSVFSEQKLADKLSKLNSTQQCIETLSNWCISHRSKAELVVTAWEKQFHSAKMVQRVPLLYLANDILQNSRRKGNEFVTAFWKVLPGALKVINEEGDDQGKNVVSRLVGIWEERRVFGSRTKSLKELMLGDEVPPPLELSGKKRLRTVKVLKRESPSIRTKLSTGVAAEKIVSAFNSVISENPNEDAEMSKCKSAVHQVRKLEKDVDNACTTAKDPRRKSLAKELKEEENVLKQCFEKLKSVEASRVALVSQLREALHEQESELEKVRTHMQEAQAQAEEASNMRKRLNDEDYIFKPSSADMNSKGGQTPEMSAAAIAALVADKLAASSSSQFIMTSVLSSFAAEEAKNAGLIKPSTSSTPKGSGTDSMSKPERSTPASDPVVFMSTQPTAVPPNHAYQSAMVPQQQNHVPTSQPQFHMLQHPSQQYLQPSGGVMGQYGYGNIPPLPQGPPPHMVNPMVHLSQQPLQMSQQPSPITQQQQINYGR
- the LOC126797811 gene encoding LOW QUALITY PROTEIN: short-chain dehydrogenase RED1-like (The sequence of the model RefSeq protein was modified relative to this genomic sequence to represent the inferred CDS: inserted 3 bases in 3 codons); this encodes MEFCGQPVVLITGCSQGGIGHAXFADEGCLVVATTRSLNSMADLEDDPRIFLQELDVVSEESVNQVVSTVVETYGQIDVIVNNXGVQCVGPLAEXPLSALQHTVDTNVYGSMRLIQAVVPHMASRRKGKIVNVGSATTLSPGPWYTASKAALQALGDSLRLELKPFGIDVITVVPGAIRSNIGNSGLAGYNKMPEGKLYKPSEASIRARPTQSQGPISTPSEEFAKKTVSATLKKNPPVWFSFGHLSNIFAILYHMPILVQDIVLRKAKKL